The following coding sequences lie in one Streptomyces sp. NBC_01276 genomic window:
- a CDS encoding Helicase associated domain protein produces MWDVREARFADGLAACRRYRDHHGDLAVPVNHVDAEGYNLGDFIAYQRGLAAGSVRDPSGRPRTLDPERRTALDELGMVWAAATPKRPPTQEEIAALRAFPHQRGKPFAEALLALVEAGVEQKALAEALALNTSTLSQRLKRARTNVYAVDPFAQHLDAARAFHERHGHLRPLETSDDPEVRSLAGWLTGQRGARRNGQLSDKQIAALDELGMDWEPLGSRWQQALQAARSYQQEHGHLRPPTGTTVSGVDLPVWLRRQRTAHQRGTLPPDRVAALNELGIDWTPGRGVADVRIDQAWQARLDDARQYQAAHGHLRPPAGTNVNGKRLDAWLNVQRARNREGRLTPQQIAALDELGIHW; encoded by the coding sequence ATCTGGGACGTACGCGAGGCCCGCTTCGCGGACGGGCTCGCCGCGTGCCGCCGCTACCGCGACCACCACGGCGACCTCGCCGTCCCCGTCAATCACGTCGATGCCGAGGGATACAACCTCGGTGACTTCATCGCCTACCAGCGGGGCTTGGCCGCGGGCAGCGTTCGCGACCCCTCCGGCCGACCCCGCACCCTGGATCCCGAGCGCCGTACCGCCCTGGACGAACTGGGCATGGTCTGGGCCGCCGCCACCCCGAAGCGTCCTCCCACGCAGGAGGAAATCGCCGCCCTGCGAGCCTTCCCCCACCAGCGCGGCAAACCGTTCGCCGAAGCCCTCCTCGCCCTAGTCGAAGCGGGCGTCGAACAGAAGGCACTCGCCGAAGCCTTGGCCCTCAACACCAGCACCCTGAGCCAGCGGCTCAAGCGCGCCCGAACCAACGTCTACGCCGTCGACCCCTTCGCCCAGCACCTTGATGCCGCCCGCGCCTTCCACGAACGCCACGGACACCTGAGGCCACTGGAGACCTCCGACGACCCCGAAGTCCGCAGCCTCGCCGGTTGGCTGACCGGACAACGCGGCGCCCGCCGCAACGGGCAGCTAAGCGACAAGCAGATCGCAGCCCTGGACGAACTCGGGATGGACTGGGAGCCCCTGGGATCCCGCTGGCAGCAAGCCCTCCAGGCTGCCCGCAGCTACCAGCAGGAGCACGGACACCTCCGCCCCCCGACCGGCACGACCGTCAGCGGAGTCGACCTGCCTGTATGGCTCCGCCGCCAGCGCACCGCCCACCAACGCGGCACCCTCCCGCCAGACCGTGTCGCCGCGCTCAATGAACTCGGCATTGACTGGACTCCCGGCCGCGGCGTCGCCGACGTACGGATCGATCAGGCCTGGCAGGCCCGCCTCGACGACGCCCGCCAGTACCAGGCCGCACACGGCCACCTTCGCCCGCCCGCCGGCACGAACGTCAACGGCAAACGCCTCGACGCCTGGCTCAACGTCCAACGCGCCCGCAACCGCGAAGGCCGCCTTACCCCCCAGCAGATCGCCGCCCTTGACGAGCTGGGTATCCACTGGTGA
- a CDS encoding DUF4232 domain-containing protein, with translation MRHSNGIHRTALATTAVMAVAAAVTGILPGTAMAASTTTSPPPACPASALQVSAWQAAHRPVGTGTGAAVVQFTNVSQKTCVLKGYPTVAGAGNTPLKVTPTGTAATVTVRPQGKAWVKLTFVQVQGEGDGYCVSGNTPAAYPTMVIGLPHSGEHKVALKDGWWAQCDNKVTATPVSAVEPS, from the coding sequence ATGCGTCACAGCAACGGCATTCACAGGACGGCTCTGGCGACGACGGCGGTCATGGCCGTCGCGGCGGCGGTGACCGGCATCCTGCCCGGCACCGCCATGGCGGCCAGCACCACCACCTCCCCGCCGCCCGCCTGCCCGGCCTCCGCCCTCCAGGTCAGCGCCTGGCAGGCCGCCCACCGGCCCGTCGGGACCGGGACCGGGGCGGCGGTCGTGCAGTTCACCAACGTCTCCCAGAAGACGTGCGTCCTGAAGGGCTATCCGACGGTCGCGGGCGCCGGCAACACCCCGCTCAAGGTCACCCCCACCGGCACGGCGGCCACTGTGACGGTCCGGCCGCAGGGCAAGGCATGGGTGAAGCTGACCTTCGTCCAGGTCCAGGGGGAAGGCGACGGCTACTGCGTCTCGGGCAATACCCCGGCGGCGTATCCGACGATGGTCATCGGGCTGCCGCACTCCGGGGAGCACAAGGTCGCCCTGAAGGACGGGTGGTGGGCCCAGTGTGACAACAAGGTGACAGCCACCCCGGTCTCGGCGGTCGAGCCTTCCTGA
- a CDS encoding GNAT family N-acetyltransferase gives MERLVTTEIKHYGHTDLGDIRQTLLDVHEDAYADRRHEEFVQRFPWFVDHWGANPGFSCVIAWEQDVPVGFSYGAPATPGREWWQGHLETTPQESSTFSVSELMVRPKWRKTGLGPRLHDALLSGRPETWAVLTVDTKRPRLQAMYEGWGYRKIGENQPFADSPVYAVMMKAAA, from the coding sequence ATGGAGCGCCTCGTGACCACCGAGATAAAGCACTACGGCCACACCGACCTCGGCGACATCCGCCAGACCCTCCTTGACGTACACGAGGACGCGTACGCCGATCGCCGGCACGAGGAGTTCGTACAGCGCTTCCCCTGGTTCGTCGACCACTGGGGCGCCAACCCCGGCTTCTCCTGCGTCATCGCCTGGGAACAAGACGTGCCCGTCGGGTTCTCCTACGGCGCCCCGGCCACCCCAGGGCGGGAGTGGTGGCAAGGACACCTTGAGACAACGCCGCAGGAGTCGTCCACCTTCTCCGTCTCAGAGCTGATGGTGCGCCCGAAATGGCGGAAAACCGGACTGGGTCCGCGCCTGCACGACGCTCTTCTCAGCGGCCGCCCCGAGACGTGGGCGGTCCTCACAGTGGACACCAAACGGCCCCGCCTTCAGGCGATGTACGAAGGCTGGGGCTACCGGAAGATCGGGGAGAACCAGCCCTTCGCGGATTCCCCGGTATACGCGGTGATGATGAAGGCAGCAGCGTAG
- a CDS encoding TfuA-like protein: MIHLYTGPTLSASEPALAAPGLRVLPPARHGDLFDTAIAAGDTVVLIDGAYHQAPALRHKEILAVMGRGVTVLGAASIGALRAAELAPYGMVGVGSIYTAYVRGDIDGDDEVAVGQAPDGAFAALTWPLVNLRYVLDLAVAARVLDGVRAAKLLAALRAVYYPQRTGAAVRAVCRREGEEEFARWLTRQRKQDQHFGDLKRADALAAVRAALAGTAAPQASTGLPVGETAYFRRWSNAAVRERVDGVELSTEDRVVYQQVFDPAFGTRWTAYLEHLSRHPADGEPGMPLAERLARATGGHLSAHRVFHPAVDLRDPQTVALLLAGEGAADRRAVARYAEVLAHARHSRPGFCANAVHDSLARDLLLQVWGCSEEELDAQASARGLVRAAGAVEAAKQLVPGFLDESNRTEAAHAGR; the protein is encoded by the coding sequence GTGATTCACCTCTACACCGGGCCGACGCTCTCGGCGTCCGAGCCCGCACTTGCAGCACCAGGCCTGCGGGTGCTGCCCCCGGCACGGCACGGCGACCTGTTCGACACCGCGATCGCCGCCGGCGACACCGTCGTACTCATCGACGGGGCGTACCACCAGGCACCGGCACTCAGGCACAAGGAGATCCTGGCCGTGATGGGCCGGGGCGTCACGGTGCTGGGGGCGGCGAGCATCGGCGCGCTGCGGGCGGCCGAGCTGGCGCCGTACGGCATGGTCGGCGTCGGCAGCATCTACACCGCCTACGTCCGCGGGGACATCGACGGGGACGACGAGGTCGCGGTCGGGCAGGCCCCCGACGGAGCGTTCGCTGCGCTGACCTGGCCGCTGGTCAACCTCCGGTACGTCCTGGACCTGGCGGTCGCGGCCAGGGTCCTCGACGGCGTGCGGGCCGCCAAGTTGCTGGCGGCGCTGCGCGCGGTCTACTACCCGCAGCGCACCGGGGCCGCCGTGCGCGCCGTGTGCCGCCGCGAGGGCGAGGAGGAGTTCGCCCGGTGGCTGACCCGGCAGCGTAAGCAGGATCAGCACTTCGGCGACCTCAAGCGGGCCGACGCGCTCGCCGCCGTACGCGCCGCGCTCGCCGGCACTGCTGCGCCGCAGGCGTCCACCGGGCTGCCGGTGGGGGAGACGGCGTACTTCCGGCGCTGGTCGAATGCCGCCGTGCGTGAACGCGTGGACGGCGTGGAGCTGTCCACCGAGGACCGCGTGGTCTACCAGCAGGTCTTCGACCCCGCCTTCGGTACGCGGTGGACCGCCTACCTCGAACACCTCTCCCGGCATCCCGCCGACGGAGAACCGGGGATGCCGCTCGCCGAACGCCTGGCCCGCGCAACGGGCGGTCACCTGAGCGCCCACCGGGTCTTCCACCCGGCGGTCGACCTGCGGGATCCGCAGACGGTGGCGCTGCTGCTGGCGGGCGAAGGCGCGGCAGACCGGCGCGCCGTCGCCCGGTATGCCGAGGTGCTCGCGCATGCCCGCCACAGCCGCCCCGGTTTCTGCGCGAACGCGGTCCACGACAGCCTGGCCCGCGACCTGCTGTTGCAGGTGTGGGGCTGCTCGGAGGAGGAGCTCGATGCACAGGCCTCCGCCCGCGGACTGGTCCGGGCGGCCGGCGCGGTGGAGGCGGCCAAGCAACTCGTGCCCGGGTTCCTGGACGAATCGAACAGAACGGAGGCGGCCCATGCCGGGCGTTGA
- a CDS encoding DUF6233 domain-containing protein, with protein MSAPPPASTPRLDLLRFLERVQLQDLKRTRDWIATEEQLVAAQGERRSAPPPPDWLIEHGIGTGRLPARVHTGQCWDTRTRCKPATADQARRALAEGVSACPHCRPDTALGVLE; from the coding sequence ATGTCCGCACCACCACCGGCCAGCACCCCGCGCCTGGACCTCCTGCGCTTCCTGGAACGCGTGCAGTTGCAAGACCTTAAGCGCACCCGCGACTGGATAGCCACCGAAGAGCAGCTCGTCGCCGCCCAGGGCGAACGCCGGTCCGCCCCTCCCCCGCCCGATTGGCTCATCGAGCACGGCATCGGCACCGGCCGGCTGCCCGCCCGCGTCCACACCGGCCAGTGTTGGGACACCCGCACCCGCTGCAAGCCCGCCACCGCCGACCAGGCGCGGCGGGCGCTGGCCGAGGGTGTCTCCGCGTGCCCGCACTGCCGGCCCGACACCGCCCTCGGAGTGCTGGAATGA
- a CDS encoding YcaO-like family protein: protein MPGVEEPVALAGTVRARTAEQTWAAVADHLPGFGITRVADLTGLDVIGLPVWTAIRPASKTLSTSQGKGATPLLAKLSAVMEAIELWHAEQPLPAAAVGPAVEVAPHCPVAALPLTAPHPADALARVVCEWTAGTTLLSGTTTLLPTDLVRRRGQRPAWTPDVWRATSTGLACGNTRDEALLHALFEVAERDVLYRDGQQHGRLRTLIDPGTVDDPHGQEVIGRLRAAGMALEVSLVDGPYGLPVCLAYLWSEDYPVLFAGGGCHSVPGIALTRAVTEAAQSRLAAIAGTRDDLPTAPPAFDTPSVPQPEPGRPEAWPEVAARYRPPGGGFADQVRAVARRFESVTGHQPVALDLSGPHCPVHAVQVLCPGTRSRIRRSMPR from the coding sequence ATGCCGGGCGTTGAGGAGCCGGTGGCGCTGGCGGGCACCGTACGGGCGCGAACGGCGGAGCAGACCTGGGCGGCGGTTGCCGACCACCTGCCGGGATTCGGCATCACCCGGGTCGCGGACCTGACAGGCCTGGATGTGATCGGGCTGCCGGTGTGGACGGCGATCCGCCCCGCCTCGAAGACCCTGAGCACCTCGCAGGGCAAGGGCGCCACACCCCTGCTGGCGAAGCTGTCCGCAGTGATGGAAGCGATCGAACTGTGGCACGCCGAGCAACCGCTGCCCGCCGCTGCGGTGGGCCCGGCCGTCGAGGTCGCCCCCCACTGCCCGGTGGCCGCGCTACCACTGACCGCCCCCCATCCCGCTGACGCTCTGGCCCGGGTGGTGTGCGAGTGGACGGCCGGCACCACGCTGCTGAGCGGAACGACGACGCTGCTGCCGACCGACCTGGTCCGGCGCCGCGGCCAGCGCCCCGCGTGGACCCCGGACGTGTGGCGCGCGACCAGTACCGGACTCGCGTGCGGCAACACCCGCGACGAGGCGCTGCTTCACGCCTTGTTCGAGGTGGCCGAGCGTGACGTGCTCTACCGGGACGGGCAGCAGCACGGACGGCTGCGCACGCTGATCGACCCGGGCACGGTCGACGACCCGCACGGCCAGGAGGTGATCGGCCGTCTCCGTGCCGCAGGCATGGCCCTGGAGGTGTCGCTGGTCGACGGCCCGTACGGGCTGCCGGTGTGCCTGGCCTACCTGTGGTCGGAGGACTACCCGGTGCTCTTCGCCGGCGGCGGATGCCACAGCGTCCCCGGGATCGCGCTGACGCGGGCGGTGACCGAGGCCGCGCAGTCCAGGCTCGCCGCCATCGCAGGAACCCGGGACGACCTCCCCACCGCCCCGCCCGCCTTCGACACCCCCTCTGTCCCGCAACCAGAGCCTGGCCGGCCTGAGGCGTGGCCGGAGGTTGCGGCCCGCTACAGGCCGCCTGGCGGCGGCTTCGCCGACCAGGTCCGCGCCGTGGCCCGGCGCTTCGAGTCCGTCACCGGACACCAGCCCGTTGCCCTGGACCTGTCCGGCCCACACTGCCCGGTCCATGCCGTGCAGGTCCTGTGCCCCGGCACCCGCTCCCGGATCAGAAGGTCGATGCCCCGATGA
- a CDS encoding DUF6415 family natural product biosynthesis protein — protein MSGYHGVVHDPEGRLGHELPLDREPHLRLAASALSWTAQSVPPAADTALTVLELTGHARLLRDELADQVERLPADCELRQPLAHTLDEAQRRLTPAATSPCGDLTHAHNRARLVQNLYTALDRLEAEHPVRGSCPHPRPGTRAHEDRPLGG, from the coding sequence GTGAGCGGCTACCACGGCGTCGTGCACGATCCGGAGGGGCGACTCGGGCACGAGCTGCCACTCGACCGAGAGCCGCACCTGCGACTGGCCGCTTCGGCCCTGTCCTGGACTGCGCAGTCGGTGCCGCCGGCGGCAGACACCGCTCTCACCGTGCTGGAGCTGACCGGGCATGCGCGGTTGCTGCGCGACGAACTCGCCGACCAGGTCGAGCGGCTGCCGGCTGACTGCGAGCTTCGCCAGCCGCTCGCCCACACCTTGGATGAGGCACAGCGCCGGCTGACGCCCGCGGCGACATCCCCGTGCGGTGATCTCACCCACGCACACAACCGCGCCCGCCTCGTCCAGAACCTCTACACCGCGCTGGACCGGCTGGAGGCAGAGCACCCCGTACGCGGCTCGTGCCCTCACCCGCGGCCCGGCACACGAGCCCACGAGGACCGCCCCCTCGGCGGCTGA
- a CDS encoding NAD(P)H-dependent glycerol-3-phosphate dehydrogenase, whose protein sequence is MNQDRPARAAVFSAGSWGTAVGKIMADTGTHVVMHARRAEIADAINTTHHNPGYFPDIELPHTVSATTDPATALDGADFLVLSIPAQSLRTSLAAWAPHIGPDTVIVSLMKGIETGSGLRASQVITEVTGIPTERIAVLSGPNLAREIMDGQPAAATIACPDEAAAHRVQRACHTPYFRPYTSADVIGCELGGAVKNVIALAVGIASGMGLGHNAQAMLITRGLAETTRLATAMGAHPSTLAGLAGLGDLVATCSSPLSRNRTFGHHLGQGMTMAEATAATRQTTEGVKSAQAILALADTHNIEMPITNVISALLHEKVTLDQAAGALMQRPPKPEQ, encoded by the coding sequence GTGAACCAGGACCGTCCCGCCCGCGCGGCGGTGTTCTCGGCCGGTTCCTGGGGCACCGCCGTCGGCAAGATCATGGCCGACACAGGCACCCACGTCGTCATGCACGCCCGGCGAGCCGAGATCGCCGACGCGATCAACACGACACACCACAACCCCGGGTACTTCCCCGACATCGAGCTCCCGCACACGGTGAGCGCCACCACCGATCCGGCCACCGCGCTGGACGGCGCCGACTTCCTCGTCCTGTCCATCCCCGCCCAGTCCCTGCGCACCAGCCTGGCAGCCTGGGCCCCGCACATCGGTCCGGACACAGTGATCGTGTCGCTGATGAAGGGCATCGAGACCGGCAGCGGCCTGCGGGCCAGCCAGGTAATCACCGAAGTGACCGGCATCCCCACCGAGCGGATCGCGGTGCTGTCCGGCCCGAACCTGGCCCGCGAGATCATGGACGGCCAGCCCGCAGCCGCCACCATCGCCTGCCCCGACGAAGCCGCCGCCCACCGCGTCCAGCGGGCCTGCCACACCCCGTACTTCCGCCCCTACACCTCCGCCGACGTCATCGGCTGCGAACTGGGCGGCGCCGTGAAGAACGTCATCGCCCTCGCGGTCGGCATCGCCTCCGGCATGGGGCTGGGCCACAACGCGCAGGCCATGCTCATCACCCGCGGCCTCGCGGAAACCACCCGCCTGGCCACAGCCATGGGCGCCCACCCCTCCACCCTCGCCGGACTCGCCGGACTCGGCGACCTCGTGGCCACCTGCTCCTCCCCGCTCTCCCGCAACCGCACCTTCGGCCACCACCTCGGCCAGGGCATGACGATGGCCGAGGCCACCGCCGCCACCCGCCAGACCACCGAGGGCGTCAAGAGCGCCCAGGCGATCCTCGCCCTGGCCGACACCCACAACATCGAGATGCCGATCACGAACGTCATCTCCGCCCTTCTGCACGAGAAGGTCACCCTCGACCAGGCCGCGGGCGCGCTGATGCAGCGGCCCCCCAAGCCCGAGCAGTGA
- a CDS encoding ATP-dependent DNA ligase: MGTSTTGWRWVEVVLRPPVAPMLAQAAETIPVPPRSGPGLAYEYKFDGHRLLVFTPDGPGGRVLLQTRRGALVQDAFPDLVTAAAQLPDGLVLDGEVLAWDVEAGALSFEGLQRRAAARARNAPALAGRLPAFYVAFDILMADSTELLTLPYEERRRRLEVLFTSRALTSPWTLCPMTTDTATAGEWLESWTNVPGLEGVVAKPMGAPYQMGRRGWTKIKRRDTSEAIVGAITGTLTHPKLLVLGRHDTGGRLRTVGRTTTLRPGQARQVAEHLAPADPGHPWEGTKFAASWGSREVLDVTLVRPDLVAEISADRAVDHGGAWRHPVRFKRLRVDMGPGDVPGFGEGDPSRPQRP, translated from the coding sequence ATGGGGACCAGCACGACGGGGTGGAGGTGGGTGGAGGTGGTGCTGCGGCCGCCGGTCGCGCCGATGCTGGCGCAGGCCGCCGAGACGATCCCGGTCCCGCCCCGCTCCGGGCCGGGTCTGGCGTATGAGTACAAGTTCGACGGACACCGGTTGCTCGTGTTCACCCCGGACGGTCCGGGCGGGCGGGTGCTGCTCCAGACCCGCCGCGGCGCCCTGGTCCAGGACGCGTTCCCCGATCTAGTGACCGCCGCCGCCCAGCTGCCTGACGGCCTGGTCCTCGACGGCGAAGTCCTCGCCTGGGACGTGGAGGCCGGCGCCCTGTCATTTGAGGGCCTGCAACGCCGCGCCGCCGCCCGCGCCCGCAACGCCCCCGCCCTCGCGGGCCGCCTGCCCGCTTTCTACGTCGCCTTCGACATCTTGATGGCCGACAGCACCGAACTGCTCACGCTCCCGTACGAGGAGCGCAGGCGCCGCCTTGAAGTCCTGTTCACCTCCCGCGCACTCACCTCACCGTGGACGCTGTGCCCCATGACCACCGACACGGCGACGGCGGGGGAGTGGCTGGAGTCCTGGACCAACGTGCCTGGCCTCGAAGGCGTCGTGGCCAAGCCGATGGGCGCGCCGTATCAGATGGGCCGCCGAGGCTGGACCAAGATCAAAAGAAGAGACACCAGCGAAGCCATCGTCGGCGCGATCACCGGCACCCTCACCCACCCCAAACTCCTCGTCCTCGGCCGCCACGACACCGGCGGCCGGCTGCGCACCGTCGGCCGCACCACCACACTCCGCCCGGGGCAGGCCCGCCAGGTCGCCGAACATCTGGCCCCGGCCGACCCCGGACACCCCTGGGAAGGGACGAAGTTCGCCGCTTCGTGGGGTTCGCGCGAGGTCCTGGACGTCACCCTCGTCCGCCCGGACCTGGTGGCCGAGATCAGCGCCGACCGGGCCGTCGACCACGGCGGCGCCTGGCGCCACCCGGTGCGCTTCAAGCGCCTGCGCGTGGACATGGGCCCCGGGGATGTTCCGGGTTTCGGGGAGGGAGACCCGAGCCGCCCGCAGCGTCCCTGA
- a CDS encoding helix-turn-helix transcriptional regulator has translation MTENAALRARMAERGLTQEELAAQMNAALLEITGRLGDVSARTVRNLVSGATRRPIGRTRVALERVFGCPIGDLGFASTAAAAPPEESVLRRSFCTATTGVVIGSVSKVAGRRSVGTSDVVRLREGMATLTALDQSRGGHAALERAALAGAAEAIGLQRNAVSQTVRQRLLSVAAHYTASAAWSCIDARQLDRARVHLSEALRMAGMAQDSTAQLRVWNSTAMLAHQRHEYGEGIAASQAAQATTAARRNPLFSSLAHARTAIGHASCGDRQPALRSLGHAEAALAKADPTTQSPSWISFYGPAELAALTAIVRELLGEPAHAEAASHQALASLSVRLRRNRSMTTVRLASAQLHQGEVEQACATTGHAFELMAGDPLPGRLRTMLGDFHRTLFTTAPSAQAAREWADQYRTQWSAS, from the coding sequence ATGACGGAGAACGCCGCCTTACGGGCGCGGATGGCTGAGCGGGGCCTCACCCAGGAGGAACTGGCAGCTCAGATGAACGCCGCTCTGCTGGAGATCACCGGCCGCCTGGGGGATGTCTCGGCCCGCACTGTGAGGAACCTGGTCAGCGGCGCCACCCGGCGCCCGATCGGGCGTACCAGGGTCGCCCTGGAGCGGGTGTTCGGATGCCCGATCGGCGACTTAGGTTTCGCCTCGACCGCTGCTGCCGCACCACCGGAGGAATCTGTGCTCCGCCGCTCCTTCTGCACCGCCACCACTGGCGTGGTCATCGGCTCCGTCTCGAAGGTCGCGGGCCGCCGGTCGGTGGGCACCTCGGATGTGGTCCGGCTCCGTGAGGGGATGGCAACCCTGACTGCCCTCGACCAGTCCCGGGGAGGGCATGCCGCGCTGGAGAGAGCCGCGCTCGCCGGGGCAGCAGAGGCCATCGGGCTGCAGCGCAACGCCGTTTCACAGACCGTACGGCAGCGGCTTCTGTCGGTGGCCGCCCACTACACGGCATCGGCGGCGTGGTCCTGCATCGACGCCCGGCAACTGGACCGGGCCCGTGTCCACCTGAGTGAGGCTCTGCGCATGGCGGGCATGGCGCAGGACTCCACGGCGCAGCTGCGGGTCTGGAATTCCACCGCGATGCTCGCGCATCAGCGCCACGAGTACGGCGAGGGCATCGCCGCCTCTCAAGCCGCGCAGGCCACCACTGCCGCCCGCCGCAACCCCCTGTTCTCCTCTCTCGCGCACGCCCGGACCGCGATCGGGCACGCCTCATGCGGGGACAGACAGCCCGCGCTGCGTTCCCTTGGGCACGCGGAAGCCGCCCTCGCGAAAGCAGACCCCACCACCCAGAGCCCGTCATGGATCAGCTTCTACGGACCAGCCGAACTCGCGGCACTCACCGCGATCGTCCGTGAACTCCTTGGCGAGCCTGCACACGCCGAAGCAGCATCGCACCAGGCACTCGCCTCCCTGTCCGTGAGACTGCGGCGAAACCGGTCGATGACCACGGTCCGCCTCGCCTCCGCTCAACTCCACCAGGGCGAGGTCGAGCAGGCATGCGCCACGACCGGCCACGCCTTCGAGCTGATGGCCGGCGACCCGCTGCCCGGGCGCCTGCGCACGATGCTCGGCGACTTCCACCGCACGCTGTTCACCACCGCCCCCTCCGCCCAGGCGGCCCGGGAGTGGGCAGACCAATACCGCACCCAATGGAGCGCCTCGTGA
- a CDS encoding lysine transporter LysE: MEMVGEAVAEVILTLLACALLACLALIAYLSWSFSPRLTVTGAGLLSLFLAHGAWRTFRDPTKGRSRRGLAAVTAAGFTLTAATGVFLLFYGTGCGCL; encoded by the coding sequence ATGGAGATGGTTGGGGAAGCCGTCGCCGAGGTGATCCTCACCCTGCTCGCCTGCGCCCTGCTCGCTTGCCTGGCTCTGATCGCCTACCTGAGCTGGTCCTTCAGCCCGCGCTTGACTGTGACTGGCGCCGGACTGCTCAGCCTCTTCCTCGCCCACGGCGCCTGGAGGACCTTCCGCGACCCCACCAAGGGTCGCAGCCGTCGGGGCCTCGCTGCCGTGACCGCGGCCGGCTTCACCCTGACCGCTGCGACAGGCGTGTTCCTGTTGTTCTATGGCACAGGATGCGGCTGCCTGTGA
- a CDS encoding class I SAM-dependent methyltransferase yields the protein MNTHSPARSAEYDAFHAARARTDVVARLYAEAMGEDYPAEVAASSSCDWPLLGLLAARLRMRPGQLLVDAGCGTGGIGLWLARALTVRLHGFDLSPVAAAQAAARRTHFLGPHAGRAHFRVAELEDTGLPDGCAHGIFCVDALGRAADRGAALRELGRLLAPGGALVVTRALRRGADPGWQHELAAAGLTQEHVDERPREPAMWERLYRLWIAHADQLRRELGETAAENMLREAHQKLPTLPGRRAVLLTLRRPAEAPAGPGAADRMGEGGRQGGDRPVPDERTPQ from the coding sequence ATGAACACCCATAGCCCCGCGAGGTCGGCCGAGTACGACGCCTTCCACGCCGCCCGAGCCCGCACCGACGTCGTGGCACGCCTGTACGCCGAGGCGATGGGCGAGGACTACCCCGCCGAGGTCGCCGCATCCAGCTCCTGCGACTGGCCCCTGCTCGGCCTCCTGGCCGCCCGGCTGCGGATGCGTCCCGGTCAGCTGCTCGTGGACGCCGGATGCGGTACCGGCGGCATCGGCCTGTGGCTGGCCCGCGCCCTCACCGTCCGCCTGCACGGCTTCGACCTCTCGCCCGTCGCCGCCGCCCAGGCCGCCGCCCGCCGCACCCACTTCCTCGGCCCGCACGCCGGCCGCGCCCACTTCCGCGTCGCAGAGCTGGAGGACACCGGCCTGCCGGACGGCTGCGCTCACGGCATCTTCTGCGTGGACGCCCTTGGTCGCGCCGCCGACCGCGGGGCGGCGCTGCGCGAGCTGGGCCGGCTCCTGGCCCCGGGCGGCGCTCTGGTGGTCACCCGTGCACTGCGGCGCGGCGCCGACCCTGGGTGGCAGCACGAGCTCGCTGCCGCCGGACTGACACAGGAGCACGTAGACGAGCGACCCCGTGAACCCGCAATGTGGGAACGGCTCTACCGCCTGTGGATCGCCCACGCCGATCAGCTGCGCCGCGAACTGGGCGAGACGGCCGCCGAGAACATGCTCCGCGAGGCACACCAGAAGCTCCCCACCCTGCCCGGCCGACGGGCCGTCCTGCTGACCCTGCGCCGCCCTGCAGAGGCCCCGGCCGGGCCCGGGGCGGCCGATAGGATGGGCGAGGGCGGCCGCCAGGGCGGCGACAGGCCCGTGCCCGACGAGAGGACCCCGCAGTGA